In the genome of Methylococcus sp. EFPC2, the window GCGTCACGCTCCGTATACGCGCGGAAAAAGAGATCGAAGGCAGCAACGGCCTGGCCGTATTCGACTGCGGAATCGAGGGCGAGAACCTGTGGGCGAGCGCCAAGCTGAACGTATTCTTGCCCGCGGATTCCAGAACGTATTTGACCGAGAGAGGACTATGAGCGGACAAACGGTATTGGTCACCGGATCGAGCCGCGGCATCGGCAAGGCCATCGCACTGCGTTTGGCGCGCGAGGGCTATTCGGTCGTCGTGCATTGCCGCACCCGCCGGGACGAGGCGGAAACGGTGAAGGCCGAAATCGAGGCGCTGGGCGTTGCATCGCGTATCCTGCAGTTCGACCTGGCCGACCGCGAAGCCGCCCGAACCAGCCTGGAGCAGGACATCGCCGAACACGGCGCCTATTACGGTGTCGTCTGCAACGCCGGCCTGGTGCGCGACAACGCCTTTCCCGCGCTGACCGGCGAAGACTGGGACCAGGTGATACACACCAACCTGGACGGCTTCTACAACGTGCTCAACCCCGTCGTCATGCCCATGATCCAGCGCCGCAAGCCGGGCCGCATCGTCACCCTGTCCTCCGTAGCCGGCCTGGTGGGCAACCGGGGCCAGGTCAATTACAGCGCGGCGAAGGCCGGCATCATCGGCGCCAGCAAGGCTTTGTCCATCGAACTGGCGAAACGCCACATCACGGTCAATTGCGTGGCGCC includes:
- the fabG gene encoding 3-oxoacyl-ACP reductase FabG, with the translated sequence MSGQTVLVTGSSRGIGKAIALRLAREGYSVVVHCRTRRDEAETVKAEIEALGVASRILQFDLADREAARTSLEQDIAEHGAYYGVVCNAGLVRDNAFPALTGEDWDQVIHTNLDGFYNVLNPVVMPMIQRRKPGRIVTLSSVAGLVGNRGQVNYSAAKAGIIGASKALSIELAKRHITVNCVAPGLIETDMVEGLPLDEYIKTIPARRMGKPEEVAGLVAFLMSEEAAYITRQVIAVNGGLF